The following are from one region of the Cloacibacterium normanense genome:
- the panC gene encoding pantoate--beta-alanine ligase translates to MKVLKSKKTLIDYVERQREMGKKIGFAPTMGALHRGHLSLYKAAKKENDEVISSIFVNPTQFNNPDDFQKYPKTLEKDLELLEKAGVDAVYVPNVEEMYPDGLNSKKYDFDGLENEMEGKYRPGHFDGVGTIVEELFRQVQPHNAYFGEKDYQQLAIIKKMIEKTKLPVKIHGVPTLREEDGLAMSSRNVRLTETQRKEATIIYETLTKVKEWFKVISLEEIKQKVTDIFRNSNFELEYFVIADEETLKEANAIDEDKKYRAFIVAYADTVRLIDNMHLG, encoded by the coding sequence ATGAAAGTTCTGAAAAGCAAAAAAACACTGATTGATTATGTTGAAAGACAGAGAGAAATGGGTAAAAAGATAGGATTTGCCCCAACAATGGGCGCACTTCACCGAGGTCACCTTTCTCTTTACAAAGCTGCTAAAAAAGAAAACGACGAGGTTATTTCTTCCATTTTTGTAAACCCTACCCAGTTTAACAATCCTGATGATTTTCAAAAGTACCCGAAAACCTTAGAAAAAGACTTAGAACTTTTAGAAAAAGCAGGTGTAGATGCAGTCTACGTTCCCAATGTAGAAGAAATGTATCCAGATGGACTAAACAGCAAAAAATATGATTTTGACGGACTCGAAAACGAAATGGAAGGCAAATACAGACCAGGTCATTTTGACGGAGTAGGAACCATCGTAGAAGAACTTTTCAGACAAGTACAACCCCACAATGCTTACTTTGGCGAAAAAGATTACCAGCAATTAGCCATTATCAAAAAAATGATAGAAAAAACAAAACTACCCGTAAAAATTCACGGAGTTCCCACTTTAAGAGAAGAAGATGGACTTGCCATGAGTTCTAGAAATGTAAGACTTACAGAAACCCAAAGAAAAGAAGCAACAATCATCTACGAAACACTTACAAAAGTAAAAGAATGGTTTAAAGTGATTTCTCTGGAAGAAATTAAACAAAAAGTGACTGATATTTTTAGAAATTCTAATTTCGAATTAGAGTATTTTGTCATTGCAGATGAAGAAACACTTAAAGAAGCAAATGCTATCGATGAAGATAAAAAATACAGAGCATTTATAGTAGCGTATGCAGACACGGTAAGATTAATAGACAATATGCATTTAGGATAA
- a CDS encoding glycogen/starch synthase, which yields MPNQKILYVTTEMFPYQEDSNMAMMVNKMALKMHQEGNDVRVFMPRFGFISERKFQLHEVIRLSGMNIIINDLDQPLIIKVASLPGERLQVYFIDNEEYFKRKQYYQDEDNQPFEDNDERAIFFARGVIETIKKLNWVPDIIHFNGWMASFIPIYLKNYYKTDSYFNDTQLVLSVYNEKDLSLGDNITEKLKFDNIENLKALEEPTIQSFVIESMNLVDTIVKGDEFLEEKLDKAFEESKTPKNEYVDGGSISEIY from the coding sequence ATGCCGAATCAAAAGATTTTATACGTCACCACAGAGATGTTTCCATATCAGGAAGATAGTAATATGGCGATGATGGTGAACAAGATGGCACTGAAGATGCACCAAGAAGGCAATGACGTAAGAGTTTTTATGCCGAGATTTGGATTTATCAGCGAGAGAAAGTTTCAGTTGCATGAAGTGATTAGATTATCTGGGATGAATATCATTATCAATGATTTAGACCAGCCGTTAATCATAAAAGTAGCTTCTTTGCCAGGAGAAAGATTGCAGGTTTATTTCATAGATAATGAAGAGTATTTCAAGAGAAAACAATATTATCAGGATGAAGATAATCAACCGTTTGAAGATAATGATGAACGAGCAATTTTCTTTGCGAGAGGTGTGATAGAAACCATTAAAAAACTGAATTGGGTTCCAGATATTATCCATTTTAATGGATGGATGGCGTCATTTATCCCGATTTACCTTAAAAATTACTATAAGACAGATTCTTATTTTAACGATACTCAACTTGTACTTTCTGTGTACAATGAAAAAGATTTATCTCTAGGTGACAATATTACTGAAAAATTAAAGTTTGATAATATTGAAAACCTTAAAGCATTAGAAGAGCCTACCATCCAAAGTTTTGTAATAGAAAGCATGAATTTGGTAGATACTATTGTAAAAGGAGATGAATTTTTAGAAGAAAAACTAGACAAAGCCTTTGAAGAATCTAAAACACCTAAAAACGAATATGTAGACGGCGGTTCTATAAGCGAAATTTACTAA
- a CDS encoding DUF4270 domain-containing protein, with translation MIKEIQNIFRLFFILFSGAAITVACESEPDELGMQFFQNGTAQGTEESFDVVAYNVYNNDALEADNDKLSEATLGAFDEPNFGMQKSSYVTQVRLSSYDPDFGANAVVDSVVLQMKPLYQTATDSVVTKTYEDYIHPDNIAAKKVVTSYPIKKYGKAKRNFTINVHEVTDFLYSTETNFYSNQQVNTGTLLGTKSFDGFIRSIKITKDSDNSELFSRDAGLRIPLDKEFFQSKIIDKKGSFELKDVASFIRYFRGLKLSVVENDGYIFSFNPNELSAIIYYKYDKTENSTTTRTQGNYTLDLGSSNVHFNQIQYNRSNTFVNHVPSTPNTSGDAKLFLQGMGGPGAEVVIPDAIIAKLKNLYKNEKAGLLSAKIRLYSDEVLWNNSYAKPETFATLVKTIGTDNTTTFSFFPDKDIFAFSGVYKMVNAVDLNKNPAYYDIGITQFIKNIVEKEEANKPITINVGSFQTSSTTGGLLGTDYTTKAYAPQRIVLVGTDPSLDANPNPSNTKYAQLKVIYSKK, from the coding sequence ATGATAAAAGAAATTCAGAATATCTTTAGGCTATTTTTTATTTTATTTTCGGGAGCTGCTATTACAGTAGCTTGTGAATCTGAGCCAGACGAATTAGGAATGCAATTTTTCCAAAACGGAACCGCTCAAGGAACAGAAGAAAGTTTCGATGTAGTAGCCTATAATGTTTATAATAATGATGCGCTAGAAGCAGATAATGATAAACTTTCAGAAGCTACTTTAGGTGCTTTTGATGAGCCTAATTTTGGGATGCAGAAATCATCGTATGTTACCCAAGTAAGATTATCTTCTTATGATCCAGATTTTGGAGCAAATGCTGTAGTAGATTCTGTAGTTTTACAGATGAAACCTCTTTACCAAACAGCAACCGATTCTGTGGTGACTAAAACTTATGAAGATTACATACACCCAGATAATATCGCTGCAAAAAAAGTAGTAACAAGTTATCCTATTAAAAAATACGGAAAAGCGAAAAGAAATTTTACCATCAACGTACATGAAGTTACCGATTTCTTATATTCTACAGAAACCAATTTTTATTCTAATCAACAAGTCAATACAGGAACTTTATTAGGAACCAAATCATTTGACGGATTCATTAGATCTATTAAAATTACTAAAGACTCTGATAATTCTGAATTATTCAGTAGAGATGCAGGATTAAGAATACCTTTAGATAAAGAATTTTTTCAATCTAAAATTATTGATAAAAAAGGGTCTTTTGAACTAAAAGATGTTGCAAGTTTTATTAGATATTTTAGAGGTTTAAAGCTTTCTGTTGTAGAAAATGATGGATATATTTTTAGTTTTAATCCTAATGAATTATCTGCTATTATCTATTATAAATATGATAAAACAGAGAATAGTACTACTACAAGAACTCAAGGAAATTACACCCTAGATTTAGGTTCATCTAATGTACATTTTAATCAAATTCAGTATAACAGAAGCAATACATTTGTTAATCACGTACCAAGTACTCCTAATACAAGTGGAGATGCTAAACTTTTCTTACAAGGAATGGGCGGTCCAGGTGCTGAAGTAGTTATTCCTGATGCCATTATTGCTAAGCTTAAAAATTTATATAAAAACGAAAAAGCAGGCTTACTTTCTGCTAAAATAAGATTGTATTCAGACGAAGTTTTATGGAATAATTCTTATGCTAAACCAGAAACGTTTGCTACTTTAGTAAAAACCATAGGTACAGATAATACGACTACATTTTCGTTTTTCCCAGATAAAGATATCTTTGCTTTTTCTGGAGTTTACAAAATGGTTAACGCAGTAGATTTAAATAAAAATCCTGCCTATTATGATATTGGTATTACTCAGTTTATTAAAAATATAGTAGAAAAAGAAGAAGCAAATAAACCAATTACTATCAATGTAGGTAGTTTCCAAACTTCATCTACTACTGGAGGGTTATTAGGAACAGATTATACGACTAAAGCGTATGCTCCTCAAAGAATTGTTTTAGTTGGAACAGATCCTAGCTTAGACGCTAACCCAAATCCTAGTAATACCAAATATGCTCAATTAAAAGTAATTTACTCAAAAAAATAA
- the porK gene encoding T9SS ring complex lipoprotein PorK/GldK, whose amino-acid sequence MKRMFLLMLAASFVVSCSKGGGRASSGKPDSRGELVPKESKKSFEAQRPYGMVAIPGGSFVMGQADADFTATPEKAPLKTVTVSSFFMDETEVTNSEYRLFVNYVRDSIARTLLAEAAGDDTNEDGIGRYAFLAKKAGDDANAYQKYLEAQGDRDGYNDSRKLDWRVPLYWKTGQYPDEKYAEVMESLYLPPAKRINNERLLDTQKLKYSYEWEDIATAVKDKTRSASYLKKESIAVYPDTTVWVKDFNYAYNEPLFDRYFWHRAYKDYPVVGVTWDQARAFCDYKTKAKRDYVKSGKKRGDNPMKFRLPTEAEWEYAARGGLENATYPWGGPYLTDDRGCYLANFKPKRGNYIEDEKKGTYPYTAPVKRFHRNGFGLYDMAGNVAEWTESPYSNSTYQFSSTLNPYLSNQAYRELKKSVRGGSWKDVGYLLMTGYRDWERKDSARSYIGFRTIQDVPAGTARLRRSSK is encoded by the coding sequence ATGAAAAGAATGTTTCTTTTGATGCTTGCAGCATCTTTTGTGGTTTCATGTTCTAAAGGTGGAGGAAGAGCAAGCTCTGGAAAACCAGACTCTAGAGGAGAATTGGTGCCAAAAGAAAGTAAAAAATCTTTCGAGGCTCAAAGACCTTACGGTATGGTGGCCATTCCTGGTGGTTCTTTCGTAATGGGGCAGGCTGATGCAGACTTTACCGCAACACCAGAAAAAGCTCCTCTGAAAACCGTTACCGTTTCTTCATTTTTTATGGACGAAACAGAGGTAACCAATTCAGAATACAGACTCTTCGTAAACTATGTAAGAGACTCTATTGCAAGAACATTATTAGCAGAAGCTGCAGGTGATGATACCAATGAAGATGGAATAGGGAGATATGCTTTTTTAGCTAAAAAAGCGGGTGATGATGCAAACGCATATCAAAAATATTTAGAAGCTCAAGGTGATAGAGACGGGTACAATGATTCTAGAAAATTAGATTGGAGAGTGCCATTATACTGGAAAACTGGTCAATATCCTGACGAAAAATATGCAGAAGTAATGGAATCTCTTTACTTACCACCAGCTAAAAGAATTAACAACGAAAGACTTCTCGATACTCAGAAATTAAAATATTCTTACGAGTGGGAAGATATAGCAACTGCGGTAAAAGATAAAACAAGAAGTGCAAGCTATCTTAAAAAAGAAAGCATTGCTGTTTATCCAGATACAACAGTTTGGGTTAAAGATTTCAACTATGCATATAACGAACCTTTATTTGATAGATATTTTTGGCATAGAGCTTATAAAGATTATCCAGTAGTAGGAGTAACTTGGGATCAAGCAAGAGCTTTTTGTGATTATAAAACGAAAGCAAAAAGAGACTACGTAAAATCTGGTAAAAAAAGAGGAGACAATCCTATGAAATTTAGACTTCCAACAGAAGCAGAATGGGAATACGCAGCAAGAGGTGGTCTAGAAAATGCAACTTATCCTTGGGGTGGTCCTTATCTTACAGATGATAGAGGTTGTTATTTAGCAAACTTTAAACCGAAAAGAGGTAATTACATAGAAGATGAAAAGAAAGGGACTTATCCATATACAGCTCCAGTAAAAAGATTCCATAGAAATGGTTTTGGTCTATATGACATGGCTGGAAACGTTGCAGAATGGACGGAGTCTCCTTACAGCAACTCTACTTATCAATTCTCGTCAACTTTAAATCCTTACTTATCAAACCAAGCCTACAGAGAACTTAAAAAATCTGTAAGAGGAGGTTCTTGGAAAGATGTAGGTTACTTATTAATGACAGGCTATAGAGACTGGGAAAGAAAAGATTCTGCAAGAAGTTATATTGGTTTTAGAACTATTCAAGACGTTCCTGCAGGAACAGCTAGATTGAGAAGATCAAGCAAATAA
- the glmS gene encoding glutamine--fructose-6-phosphate transaminase (isomerizing): MCGIVGYTGFQDAYDIVINGLRRLEYRGYDSAGIVLEDKNNNFEVKKTKGKVSDLVDISENLKGTSHIGMGHTRWATHGVPSDRNSHPHVSNDGKIALVHNGIIENYDTIKTMLIGKGFTFLSETDTEVLVNLIQYILDAQNVDFPQAVRYALNEVYGAYAITVMHQDYPGVLVVGRLGSPLAIGLGDKEYFIASDASPFVEFTKEAVYLEDGHMATISLEKGVDIRSIKENEKIEPAIQELKVSLEQIEKGGYEHFMLKEIFEQPKSIQDTLRGRLLVNEGIIKMAGIWDHLDRINKAERIIIIACGTSWHAGLIGEYLIEEFARIPVEVEYASEFRYRNPIITEKDIVVAISQSGETADSMAAIKLAKEKGAFIYGICNVVDSSIARFSDAGSYTHAGPEIGVASTKAFTAQLTILSLIALKLGKHNGNLSNAEFMRLITELDNIPKKVEEVLKSTHDYVKEIAHDFVNSTNFLYLGRGFNFPAALEGALKLKEISYIHAEGYPAAEMKHGPIALIDENMPIVIIAPKKGHYDKIVSNVQEIKARKGKVIAVVNYGDEQVASMADYVIEIPETSECFSPIVASIPLQLLAYYIAVYRGANVDQPRNLAKSVTVE; this comes from the coding sequence ATGTGCGGAATTGTAGGTTATACAGGTTTTCAAGATGCTTATGATATTGTTATCAACGGCTTGAGAAGATTAGAATATAGAGGTTATGACAGTGCAGGAATTGTACTTGAAGATAAAAATAATAATTTTGAGGTTAAGAAAACTAAAGGGAAAGTTTCTGATTTAGTTGACATTTCTGAAAACTTAAAAGGAACTTCTCATATTGGGATGGGACATACAAGATGGGCTACTCACGGAGTTCCAAGCGATAGAAATTCCCACCCACATGTTTCTAACGATGGCAAAATTGCTCTTGTGCATAATGGTATTATCGAAAATTATGATACGATTAAGACCATGCTTATAGGCAAAGGTTTTACTTTTTTATCTGAAACCGATACAGAAGTTCTAGTTAATCTAATTCAATATATTTTAGATGCTCAAAATGTAGATTTTCCACAAGCAGTAAGATATGCTCTAAACGAAGTTTATGGAGCGTATGCAATTACCGTGATGCATCAGGACTATCCAGGTGTTTTAGTTGTAGGAAGATTAGGTTCACCATTAGCAATTGGTTTAGGAGATAAAGAATATTTTATTGCTTCAGATGCATCACCATTTGTAGAATTTACAAAAGAAGCAGTATATCTAGAAGATGGACATATGGCTACCATTTCTTTAGAAAAAGGAGTAGATATTAGAAGCATCAAAGAAAATGAAAAAATAGAACCAGCAATTCAAGAGCTTAAAGTAAGCTTAGAGCAAATAGAAAAAGGTGGTTATGAGCATTTCATGTTAAAAGAAATTTTCGAACAGCCAAAATCTATTCAAGATACATTAAGAGGTAGATTACTCGTAAATGAAGGCATTATAAAAATGGCTGGAATTTGGGATCACCTTGATAGAATTAATAAAGCAGAAAGAATCATCATCATTGCGTGTGGAACATCTTGGCATGCTGGTTTAATCGGAGAATATCTTATTGAAGAATTTGCAAGAATTCCTGTAGAAGTAGAATATGCTTCAGAATTTAGATACAGAAATCCCATCATTACCGAAAAAGATATCGTTGTAGCCATTTCTCAATCAGGAGAAACCGCAGACTCTATGGCAGCGATTAAATTGGCTAAAGAAAAAGGAGCATTCATCTATGGAATTTGTAATGTAGTAGATTCATCTATTGCAAGATTCTCAGATGCTGGTTCTTATACTCATGCTGGTCCAGAAATTGGAGTGGCTTCTACCAAAGCATTTACGGCTCAATTAACTATTTTATCACTTATCGCCCTTAAATTAGGCAAGCATAATGGTAATCTAAGTAATGCTGAATTCATGAGACTCATCACAGAGTTAGACAATATTCCTAAAAAAGTAGAAGAGGTTCTAAAATCTACACATGATTATGTGAAAGAAATTGCGCATGATTTTGTTAATTCTACTAATTTCTTATACTTAGGTAGAGGATTTAATTTCCCTGCAGCATTAGAAGGAGCACTTAAATTGAAAGAGATTTCTTATATCCATGCAGAAGGTTATCCAGCAGCAGAAATGAAACACGGACCTATCGCTTTAATAGACGAAAATATGCCAATTGTAATCATTGCTCCTAAAAAAGGTCATTATGATAAAATTGTAAGTAACGTTCAAGAAATTAAAGCAAGAAAAGGTAAGGTAATCGCTGTAGTAAATTACGGAGATGAGCAAGTTGCTTCTATGGCAGATTATGTAATAGAAATTCCAGAAACTTCAGAATGTTTCTCGCCAATAGTAGCATCTATTCCGTTGCAATTATTAGCTTACTACATTGCGGTTTACAGAGGTGCCAATGTAGACCAACCAAGAAATCTTGCGAAATCTGTAACAGTAGAATAA
- the porM gene encoding type IX secretion system motor protein PorM/GldM, whose amino-acid sequence MAKGKQTPRQKMINLMYLVFIAMLAMQIDQEIIRSFQDTNQSLTDSRTLAEKKNDIFELTLKQKADNSPETFGLASQQYQGMKKNADDLVGFIETIKGQLKTEAGFDANKNVEDNFSSLNNTDAVTKKFFKGGDAELPSKNSEELKNKMAALQSYIIQNFGNNKDLVSVVERAKKRLSTDDAPYKKQGKNWLQYKFYNQPLIAALSNLEVIQSEARNLQSDALSLMLREKVDADIKFDAFEAVVAAPDVIIQGEPAEAKVFIGTYDSNLPGFGVAGADRTENGIGYKSLVSSTPGEYTFNGVVSFNDANGKKLEYKFSHPYRVVPGAKEVAFESGALLSADKMNVLYRGVQNPISGSILGADNSQTTLTATGGTVTKKGGGSWIITPGSGNTTTLTISGKGPKGQTISQKFEFRIKNVPAPQGQIRGENEVTMPATSIANQTVGAAIPDFDFPVSFQVTGFKFKVPGKAAMFVNGNSLSSVAGLTKNLRSGDICYIAGIQATATGLGGQTLKKISPVVINVQ is encoded by the coding sequence ATGGCTAAAGGAAAACAAACACCTCGTCAGAAAATGATTAACTTGATGTATCTGGTTTTCATTGCGATGCTTGCAATGCAGATAGACCAAGAAATCATTAGATCATTTCAAGATACCAATCAATCTCTTACCGATTCTAGAACATTAGCAGAGAAAAAGAACGATATTTTTGAATTAACCCTTAAACAAAAAGCTGATAATTCACCAGAAACCTTTGGTTTGGCAAGTCAACAATACCAAGGAATGAAGAAAAATGCTGATGACTTAGTTGGTTTTATTGAAACAATAAAAGGACAATTAAAAACAGAAGCAGGTTTTGATGCTAACAAAAATGTAGAAGATAATTTTTCTTCTCTAAATAATACAGACGCTGTAACTAAAAAGTTCTTTAAGGGAGGAGATGCAGAGTTACCATCTAAAAATTCTGAAGAATTAAAAAATAAAATGGCTGCGCTTCAAAGCTATATCATTCAGAATTTTGGAAACAATAAAGATTTAGTTTCTGTAGTAGAGAGAGCTAAAAAAAGACTATCAACTGATGATGCTCCATACAAAAAACAGGGTAAAAACTGGTTACAGTATAAATTTTATAATCAGCCTTTAATTGCTGCTCTTTCTAATTTAGAGGTAATTCAGTCAGAAGCAAGAAACTTACAGTCAGATGCTCTTTCTTTAATGTTAAGAGAAAAAGTAGACGCAGATATTAAGTTTGATGCATTCGAAGCGGTAGTTGCTGCTCCAGATGTAATTATTCAAGGAGAACCAGCAGAAGCAAAAGTATTCATTGGTACTTATGATAGCAATTTACCAGGATTTGGTGTTGCTGGTGCAGATAGAACAGAAAACGGAATTGGTTATAAATCATTAGTTTCTTCTACTCCTGGTGAATATACTTTCAATGGTGTAGTTTCATTTAATGATGCTAATGGTAAAAAATTAGAATACAAATTCTCTCATCCATATAGAGTAGTTCCAGGTGCTAAAGAAGTAGCCTTCGAAAGTGGAGCTTTATTATCTGCTGATAAAATGAACGTTTTATACCGTGGTGTTCAGAACCCAATTTCTGGTTCTATCCTTGGTGCTGATAATAGCCAAACTACACTTACTGCAACTGGCGGAACAGTTACTAAAAAAGGTGGTGGATCTTGGATCATTACTCCAGGTTCAGGTAATACTACTACATTAACCATTTCAGGAAAAGGACCAAAAGGACAAACAATTTCTCAGAAATTTGAGTTCAGAATTAAAAATGTTCCAGCTCCTCAAGGACAAATTAGAGGTGAAAACGAGGTTACAATGCCAGCAACTTCTATTGCTAATCAAACAGTAGGTGCTGCTATCCCAGATTTCGATTTCCCTGTGTCATTCCAAGTAACAGGATTTAAATTTAAAGTTCCAGGAAAAGCTGCGATGTTTGTAAATGGTAACTCATTAAGCTCTGTAGCAGGTCTTACTAAGAACTTAAGATCAGGAGATATTTGTTACATTGCAGGTATTCAAGCAACTGCAACTGGTTTAGGAGGTCAAACGCTGAAAAAAATCAGTCCAGTTGTAATAAATGTTCAATAA
- the porL gene encoding type IX secretion system motor protein PorL/GldL, translating into MIGNPFKTKDTTLNFIYSAGAAVVILGALFKLNHWNIGPLTGTWILAIGLGVEALIFLIFAFDAPKEEASYAWENVYPELLDADAQPKARKVAAVETSDLDVTLSNKLDKMLADAKLDVELFERLKTGIDKFSSSVEQINSTVDVSQATTKYNDQLTLAASHLESMNALYALQLEHGKAQSEMSKKYVEDIQKSADQSQKFNEELAGLTSNLNNLNRVYGGMLSAMKA; encoded by the coding sequence ATGATTGGGAATCCGTTTAAAACTAAAGACACAACTTTAAATTTTATTTATTCAGCAGGTGCTGCTGTAGTAATCTTAGGAGCATTATTTAAGTTAAATCACTGGAATATTGGGCCATTAACTGGTACTTGGATTCTAGCAATCGGGTTAGGTGTAGAAGCTTTAATTTTCTTAATCTTCGCATTTGATGCACCAAAAGAAGAAGCTTCATATGCTTGGGAAAATGTTTATCCAGAATTATTAGATGCAGATGCTCAGCCAAAAGCTAGAAAAGTAGCTGCAGTAGAAACTTCTGACTTAGACGTTACCTTGTCAAATAAATTAGATAAAATGTTAGCTGATGCTAAACTAGATGTAGAATTATTCGAAAGACTAAAAACAGGAATTGATAAATTTTCTAGTTCTGTAGAGCAAATTAATTCTACGGTAGATGTATCACAAGCTACTACTAAATATAATGACCAATTGACTTTGGCTGCTAGTCACTTAGAAAGCATGAATGCATTATATGCACTACAATTAGAGCATGGTAAAGCACAAAGCGAAATGAGCAAAAAGTATGTAGAAGATATCCAAAAATCTGCAGACCAATCTCAGAAATTTAATGAAGAATTAGCAGGTCTTACATCTAATTTAAATAATCTTAATAGAGTTTACGGAGGTATGCTTTCTGCAATGAAAGCTTAA
- the porN gene encoding type IX secretion system ring subunit PorN/GldN: protein MKKILILLLALSVFSVDAQTKRRTTKKRTAKKTTVAKQETPAPAVEAAPVTPNVNTEVTATAQPEADLEPINSLSILNAKSPAAFRVYREIGTIKKGDSVISARNKPISYGYIDEKDVLRSMVVWEIIDMNEKINQPFYHNADGIVSQNKSLYQLLIDNIMSGDIKEVYDDEMFMTKLSPEAIKQRLSVTKESDWLIDKRNAGEKLTPEDIKAGTDVIETKTESVKLLKVKGMWYVDRRDGQMKYRLLGIAAMGPDPTMMAEKTADGVSLGNKDELIDLFWVYYPDAREVLANSVVFNSKNLSSDLTYDDILNARRFSSIIYKSDNGLGTGIIKDYIPNDAEEQLEESDRIKNQILEMENDMWNY from the coding sequence ATGAAAAAGATTTTAATTTTACTATTAGCATTAAGTGTTTTTTCTGTAGACGCGCAGACGAAGAGAAGAACTACGAAGAAGAGAACTGCTAAAAAAACTACAGTTGCTAAACAAGAAACTCCAGCTCCCGCAGTTGAAGCAGCTCCTGTTACTCCTAATGTTAATACTGAAGTTACAGCTACAGCACAACCAGAAGCTGATTTAGAGCCTATTAACTCATTATCTATATTAAATGCTAAGTCTCCTGCAGCTTTCAGAGTATACAGAGAGATTGGTACTATTAAGAAAGGTGATTCAGTTATTTCAGCTAGAAACAAGCCTATTAGCTATGGTTACATAGATGAAAAGGACGTGCTAAGAAGTATGGTGGTTTGGGAAATTATTGATATGAATGAAAAAATCAATCAGCCATTTTATCATAATGCTGACGGAATTGTTTCTCAAAATAAATCTTTATATCAATTGTTGATTGATAACATCATGAGTGGTGATATTAAAGAAGTGTATGATGATGAAATGTTCATGACTAAGTTGTCTCCTGAAGCAATTAAGCAAAGGTTATCAGTAACTAAAGAATCTGACTGGTTAATTGATAAAAGAAATGCTGGAGAAAAACTTACTCCAGAAGATATCAAAGCTGGAACAGACGTTATTGAAACTAAAACTGAAAGCGTAAAACTTCTTAAAGTTAAAGGAATGTGGTACGTAGACAGAAGAGATGGTCAAATGAAATACAGACTTCTAGGTATTGCTGCGATGGGACCAGATCCTACCATGATGGCAGAAAAAACTGCTGATGGTGTTTCTTTAGGTAACAAAGATGAATTAATTGATCTTTTCTGGGTATATTATCCAGATGCTAGAGAAGTTCTTGCTAACTCAGTAGTTTTCAATAGCAAAAACTTATCTTCAGATTTAACTTATGATGATATTCTTAATGCGAGAAGATTTTCTTCAATTATTTATAAATCAGACAATGGTTTAGGAACAGGAATCATTAAAGATTATATTCCTAATGATGCTGAAGAACAATTAGAAGAATCTGACAGAATTAAAAATCAAATTCTAGAAATGGAAAATGATATGTGGAATTATTAA